A region of Selenomonadales bacterium 4137-cl DNA encodes the following proteins:
- a CDS encoding histidine kinase, with protein MPEISQLGKSQYFEWGSILWFVEPGNLDIERMSVGLITFYPRTTQDEHLHSGDEQVIYVVSGAGAQIIDDQTYRLQPGDIKHIHPYTRHKVINDTDDELKLIIVYTPSKFQRLLAQPPSASPTGGEADIRALLDLDVIRGLLNKLSEAIGLSLTIIDTAGETVVKADNYPRFCALLDGASGGRHCRPYVERVIGAIGRTHGPHFFQCCNNVASILIPIFDGATVIGYIRCGQVYLNKPDQDELQRTIDALAARYAIPACDLLAGSTAIRIEPKSRLYAAAEATFAVASLITEMSAAALRQKELDNSRLSLVKEQIASAKLEQALREADFKLLQSQINPHFLFNTLNTIAQMAYIDGAEKVANLVWSLSDLLRFTLRKTEELIPLREELKMLDNYLHIQQSRFGSRLSVAFDIQPGLDETLIPCMLLQPLVENAIVHGFELSDGEGAITITVRRRGRSLHCRVRDNGLGFDPQADPAGKGGGIGLASVKNRLQYYFKDQYRFAIHSEKSRGTTVELTFPAIGGN; from the coding sequence ATGCCCGAAATCAGCCAACTCGGCAAAAGCCAATACTTCGAATGGGGCAGCATCCTCTGGTTCGTCGAACCCGGCAACCTCGACATCGAAAGAATGAGCGTCGGCCTCATCACCTTCTACCCCCGCACCACCCAGGACGAACACCTCCACTCCGGCGACGAACAAGTCATCTACGTCGTCTCCGGCGCCGGCGCCCAGATAATCGACGACCAGACCTACCGCCTCCAGCCCGGCGACATCAAGCACATCCACCCCTACACCCGCCACAAAGTCATCAACGACACCGACGACGAACTCAAACTCATCATCGTCTACACCCCCTCCAAATTCCAGCGTCTCCTCGCCCAGCCCCCGTCCGCCAGCCCGACGGGCGGCGAAGCCGACATCCGCGCCCTCCTCGACCTCGACGTCATCCGCGGCCTCCTCAACAAACTCTCCGAAGCCATCGGCCTCAGCCTCACCATCATCGACACCGCCGGCGAAACCGTCGTCAAAGCCGACAACTACCCCCGCTTCTGCGCCCTCCTCGACGGAGCCAGCGGCGGGCGCCACTGCCGCCCCTACGTCGAACGGGTCATCGGCGCCATCGGCCGCACCCACGGCCCGCACTTCTTCCAATGCTGCAACAACGTCGCCAGCATCCTCATCCCCATCTTCGACGGCGCCACCGTCATCGGCTACATCCGCTGCGGCCAGGTCTACCTCAACAAACCCGACCAGGACGAACTCCAGCGCACCATCGACGCCTTAGCCGCCCGCTACGCCATCCCCGCCTGCGACCTCCTCGCAGGCTCCACCGCCATCCGCATCGAGCCCAAAAGCCGCCTCTACGCCGCCGCCGAAGCCACCTTTGCCGTCGCCAGCCTAATCACCGAAATGTCCGCCGCCGCCCTCCGGCAAAAAGAACTCGACAACAGCCGCCTATCGCTTGTCAAAGAACAGATAGCCTCCGCCAAACTCGAACAAGCCCTGCGCGAAGCCGACTTCAAACTCCTCCAGTCGCAGATAAACCCCCACTTCCTCTTCAACACCCTCAACACCATCGCCCAGATGGCCTACATCGACGGCGCCGAAAAAGTCGCCAACCTCGTCTGGAGCCTCTCCGACCTCCTCCGCTTCACCCTCAGAAAAACCGAAGAACTCATCCCCCTGCGCGAAGAACTCAAAATGCTCGACAACTACCTCCACATCCAGCAATCCCGTTTCGGCAGCCGGCTCAGCGTCGCCTTCGACATCCAGCCCGGCCTCGACGAAACCCTCATCCCCTGCATGCTCCTCCAGCCCCTCGTCGAAAACGCCATCGTCCACGGCTTCGAACTCAGCGACGGCGAAGGCGCCATAACCATCACCGTCCGCCGCCGCGGCCGCAGCCTCCACTGCCGCGTCCGCGACAACGGGCTCGGCTTCGATCCCCAGGCCGACCCCGCCGGCAAAGGCGGCGGCATCGGCCTCGCCAGCGTCAAAAACCGGCTGCAGTACTACTTCAAAGACCAGTACCGGTTCGCCATCCACAGCGAAAAGAGCCGGGGCACCACCGTCGAACTCACCTTCCCGGCGATAGGCGGTAACTGA
- the ilvD gene encoding dihydroxy-acid dehydratase: protein MRSDIVKKGSTRAAHRALFNAMGYTPEDLKKPLVGVVNAFNEIIPGHFHLRDIADAVKLGVASGGGTPVEFPAIGICDGIAMGHDGMKYPLPSRELIADSIEAMAVAHSFDGLVLITNCDKIVPGMLMAAARVNIPAVVVSGGPMLAGRHQGKDISVSQAFEAAGLFEAGKITAAELDSLERAACPGCGSCAGLFTANTMNCLTEALGMGLPGNGTIPAAHFGARRALAKKAGEAVMTLIAKDIKPRDILTQKAFENAIAVDMGIGGSSNTVLHLPAIAHDAGIELPLSLFDAISAKTPYITKLSPGGSHHLQDLNEAGGINAVMKELAKTGLIHTDAVTVAGTVATRIKHAAIARPEVIRTVADPYRKTGGIAILKGNLAPEGAVVKESAVADDMLVFKGIARVFDSEDDAIAAILGKKIKDGDVVVIRYEGPQGGPGMKEMLNPTAVIAGMGLKVALLTDGRFSGATRGACVGHISPEAMSGGPIGLVRDGDVIKLDIPGRSLNVEISDAELAKRKAAWKKPAPKVTGGYLARYAAMVTSASTGAVLKAPQQ, encoded by the coding sequence ATGCGCAGCGACATCGTCAAAAAAGGCTCAACCCGCGCAGCCCACCGCGCCCTCTTTAACGCCATGGGATACACCCCCGAAGACCTCAAAAAACCCCTCGTCGGCGTCGTCAACGCCTTCAACGAAATCATCCCCGGCCACTTCCACCTCCGCGACATCGCCGACGCCGTCAAACTCGGCGTAGCCTCCGGCGGCGGCACCCCCGTCGAATTTCCCGCCATCGGCATCTGCGACGGCATCGCCATGGGCCATGACGGCATGAAATACCCCCTCCCCAGCCGCGAACTCATCGCCGACTCCATCGAAGCCATGGCCGTCGCCCACAGCTTCGACGGCCTCGTCCTCATCACCAACTGCGACAAAATCGTCCCCGGCATGCTCATGGCCGCGGCCCGCGTCAACATCCCCGCCGTCGTCGTCAGCGGCGGCCCCATGCTCGCCGGCCGCCACCAGGGCAAAGACATCAGCGTCAGCCAGGCATTCGAAGCCGCCGGCCTCTTCGAAGCCGGCAAAATCACCGCCGCCGAGCTCGACAGCCTCGAACGGGCCGCCTGCCCCGGCTGCGGCTCCTGCGCCGGCCTCTTCACCGCCAACACCATGAACTGCCTCACCGAAGCCCTCGGCATGGGCCTGCCCGGCAACGGCACCATCCCCGCCGCCCACTTCGGCGCCCGCCGCGCCCTTGCCAAAAAAGCCGGCGAAGCCGTCATGACCCTCATCGCCAAAGACATCAAACCCCGCGACATCTTGACCCAGAAAGCCTTCGAAAACGCCATCGCCGTAGACATGGGCATCGGCGGCTCCTCCAACACCGTCCTCCACCTGCCCGCCATCGCCCACGACGCCGGCATCGAGCTGCCCCTCAGCCTCTTTGACGCCATCAGCGCCAAAACCCCCTACATCACCAAACTCAGCCCCGGCGGCAGCCACCACCTCCAGGACCTCAACGAAGCCGGCGGCATCAACGCCGTCATGAAAGAACTCGCCAAAACCGGCCTCATCCACACCGACGCCGTCACCGTCGCCGGCACCGTCGCCACCCGGATCAAACACGCCGCCATCGCCCGGCCCGAAGTCATCCGCACCGTCGCCGACCCCTACCGCAAGACCGGCGGCATCGCCATCCTCAAAGGCAACCTCGCCCCCGAAGGCGCCGTCGTCAAAGAAAGCGCCGTCGCCGACGACATGCTCGTCTTCAAAGGCATTGCCCGCGTCTTCGACTCCGAAGACGACGCCATCGCCGCCATCCTCGGCAAAAAAATCAAAGACGGCGACGTCGTCGTCATCCGCTACGAAGGGCCCCAGGGCGGCCCAGGCATGAAAGAAATGCTCAACCCCACCGCCGTCATCGCCGGCATGGGCCTCAAAGTCGCCCTCCTCACCGACGGCCGCTTCAGCGGCGCCACCCGCGGCGCCTGCGTCGGCCACATCTCCCCCGAAGCCATGAGCGGCGGCCCCATCGGCCTCGTGCGCGACGGCGACGTCATCAAACTCGACATCCCCGGCCGCAGCCTCAACGTCGAAATCAGCGACGCCGAACTCGCCAAACGCAAAGCCGCCTGGAAAAAGCCCGCCCCCAAAGTCACCGGCGGCTACCTGGCCAGATACGCCGCCATGGTCACATCCGCCAGCACCGGCGCCGTCTTGAAGGCGCCCCAGCAATAA
- a CDS encoding TRAP transporter small permease, translating into MAKLETLLNAVSEYTDRAALGLVVFIMCAMVVVTTLQVICRVFFAALTWSEELSRYLLVWGTFFAATLAYKRGNHIAITFVIDAFPKRIRALFVTLSYLLSLVFFAAAANYGIEMISLQVFQISPAMGIPMKYIYYSIPISMVIMMIHALAGIAGQVRRVATGEGEA; encoded by the coding sequence ATGGCGAAACTTGAAACATTGCTAAACGCCGTCAGCGAATACACCGACAGGGCCGCCCTGGGACTCGTCGTCTTCATCATGTGCGCCATGGTCGTCGTCACCACGCTGCAGGTCATCTGCCGGGTGTTCTTCGCCGCCCTGACCTGGAGCGAGGAACTGTCCCGCTACCTCCTGGTGTGGGGCACCTTCTTCGCCGCCACCCTGGCCTACAAGCGCGGCAACCACATCGCCATCACCTTCGTGATCGACGCCTTTCCCAAAAGAATCCGCGCCTTGTTCGTGACCCTGTCCTACCTGCTGTCGCTCGTCTTTTTCGCGGCCGCCGCCAACTACGGCATCGAAATGATCAGCCTGCAGGTCTTCCAGATATCCCCCGCCATGGGCATCCCGATGAAATACATCTACTACAGCATCCCGATAAGCATGGTGATCATGATGATCCACGCCCTGGCCGGCATCGCCGGCCAGGTGCGGCGGGTCGCGACCGGGGAGGGAGAGGCATGA
- a CDS encoding TRAP transporter substrate-binding protein — translation MSKNKLILVVALLLTVTFLVTACGGGTKPAPAKNEPKTIKLAHVVNEKDGFHIAALKFKELVEQRTKGMVKVEIHPNASLGDERTLIEGMQLGTVHMGVITNGPVANFLPELAVFEMPFLFASPEEAYKVLDGAVGQKVLAKLDAINLKGLAYAERGFRNLTNSKKAVKSPADMAGLKIRVMENPVYIDTFKTLGANAVPMAWTEALTALQQGTIDGQENPVNVIYAFKLNETQKYLSMTKHTYAPALFLMSKKIFAGFDKDTQAIIVKAAQEAAQHERKWNAEQMAGQLKALKEKGMEIIEPDSKAFQSAVKPVYDKYGQKFGSLLQDIEKAKK, via the coding sequence ATGTCGAAAAACAAACTCATCCTCGTCGTCGCCCTGCTCCTCACCGTCACCTTCCTGGTAACCGCCTGCGGCGGCGGCACCAAGCCCGCCCCCGCCAAAAACGAACCGAAAACCATCAAACTCGCCCACGTCGTAAACGAAAAAGACGGCTTCCACATCGCCGCCCTCAAATTCAAAGAACTCGTCGAACAGCGCACCAAAGGCATGGTCAAAGTCGAAATCCATCCCAACGCCTCCCTCGGCGACGAGCGCACCCTCATCGAAGGCATGCAGCTCGGCACCGTCCACATGGGCGTAATCACCAACGGCCCCGTCGCCAACTTCCTGCCCGAGCTCGCCGTCTTCGAAATGCCCTTCCTCTTCGCCTCGCCTGAAGAAGCCTACAAAGTGCTCGACGGCGCAGTCGGCCAGAAAGTCCTCGCCAAACTTGACGCCATCAACCTCAAAGGCCTCGCCTACGCCGAACGCGGCTTCCGCAACCTCACCAACTCCAAAAAAGCCGTCAAATCGCCGGCCGACATGGCGGGCCTCAAGATCAGGGTCATGGAAAACCCCGTCTACATCGACACCTTCAAAACCCTCGGCGCCAACGCCGTTCCCATGGCCTGGACCGAAGCCCTCACCGCGCTGCAGCAGGGCACCATCGACGGCCAGGAAAACCCCGTCAACGTCATCTACGCCTTCAAACTCAACGAAACCCAGAAATACCTCTCCATGACCAAGCACACCTACGCCCCGGCCCTCTTCCTCATGAGCAAGAAAATCTTCGCCGGCTTCGACAAAGACACCCAGGCCATCATCGTCAAAGCCGCCCAGGAAGCCGCCCAGCATGAGCGCAAATGGAACGCCGAGCAGATGGCCGGTCAGCTGAAAGCCCTCAAAGAAAAAGGCATGGAAATAATCGAGCCCGACAGCAAGGCCTTCCAGTCGGCCGTCAAACCCGTCTACGACAAATACGGCCAGAAATTCGGCTCCCTGCTGCAAGACATCGAGAAAGCGAAGAAATAA
- a CDS encoding response regulator encodes MRAITILVADDEITVRTFIKMVVAKERLPVAACLETDNGLEAVRLAGEHRPDLVFLDIRMPGCDGLKAAAAILADNPRANVVIVSAYNEFDYARTALRAGVADYLLKPVRPAEVAALIVKTAAAAAAPDDAGRKPPLVAKVEQYIRANLDAPIKLRDIAQAVYLSQFHLSRTFKQLTGRSVVEYLQDQRLAKAGEMLAATDLSVTEIAGRVGFKDAAYFTTCFKNRNGVTPLQYRKNSGRR; translated from the coding sequence ATGCGCGCCATCACAATCCTCGTCGCCGACGACGAAATCACCGTCCGCACCTTCATTAAAATGGTCGTCGCCAAAGAACGCCTCCCCGTGGCCGCCTGCCTCGAAACCGACAACGGCCTCGAAGCCGTCCGCCTCGCCGGCGAGCACCGCCCCGACCTCGTCTTCCTCGACATCCGCATGCCCGGCTGCGACGGCCTCAAAGCCGCCGCCGCCATCCTCGCCGACAACCCCCGCGCCAACGTCGTCATCGTCTCCGCCTACAACGAATTCGACTACGCCCGCACCGCCCTCAGAGCCGGCGTCGCCGACTACCTCCTCAAACCCGTCCGCCCCGCCGAAGTCGCCGCCCTCATCGTCAAAACCGCGGCCGCCGCGGCCGCCCCCGACGACGCCGGCCGCAAGCCGCCCCTCGTCGCCAAAGTCGAACAATACATCCGCGCCAACCTCGACGCCCCCATCAAACTCCGGGACATCGCCCAAGCCGTCTACCTCAGCCAGTTCCACCTCAGCCGCACCTTCAAACAACTCACCGGGCGCTCCGTCGTCGAATACCTTCAGGACCAGCGCCTCGCCAAAGCCGGCGAAATGCTCGCCGCCACCGACCTGTCCGTCACCGAAATCGCCGGCCGCGTCGGCTTCAAAGACGCCGCCTACTTCACCACCTGCTTCAAAAACAGAAACGGCGTGACCCCGCTCCAGTACCGAAAAAATTCAGGCCGCCGCTAA
- a CDS encoding TRAP transporter large permease has translation MISILFGTFFVLLFLGLPIAVAIGLTAVVILVTQDVSMLVLPQRMFAGADSFPLVAVPFFILAGDLLAQGKISEKLVQFADSILGFLKGGLWVVAVLASMFFAAISGSGAATTAAVGTPLIPELRKKLYDVPSSAALIAAGGCIGVVIPPSVPMILYCVIADQSVAKLFLNGFVPGVLMGLALIAVGLYIAYKKNYAKGSPFSLKNVGKTFADAIWGLLTPIIILGGIFSGYFTPSEAAVIAVDWALIVAVFVYRDMGWKDIFRIFARSAITMSVIMFIIAVSSALSWIFANWQIPKLIAESILALSDNKLVLLLLVNCVIFVTGFFMETASALILLTPVFLPLITQLGVDLIHFGLMIVLGLAIGMVTPPVAINLYVASTVSGVSIEKISRSVIPFLTALLLVYAAVVYLPLFFKIIL, from the coding sequence ATGATAAGCATCCTGTTCGGCACCTTCTTCGTGCTCCTCTTCCTCGGCCTGCCGATCGCCGTCGCCATCGGCCTCACCGCCGTCGTCATCCTCGTCACCCAGGACGTATCCATGCTCGTCCTGCCGCAGCGGATGTTCGCCGGCGCCGACTCCTTCCCCCTCGTCGCCGTGCCCTTCTTCATCCTCGCCGGCGACCTCCTCGCCCAGGGCAAGATATCGGAAAAACTCGTCCAGTTCGCCGACTCCATCCTCGGCTTCCTCAAAGGCGGGCTATGGGTCGTCGCCGTCCTCGCGTCGATGTTCTTCGCCGCCATCTCCGGCTCGGGCGCGGCGACCACCGCCGCCGTCGGCACCCCGCTCATCCCCGAACTGCGCAAAAAACTCTACGACGTCCCCTCCTCGGCGGCCCTCATCGCCGCCGGCGGCTGCATCGGCGTCGTCATCCCACCCTCGGTCCCGATGATCCTCTACTGCGTCATCGCCGACCAGTCGGTCGCCAAGCTGTTCCTCAACGGCTTCGTCCCCGGGGTGCTCATGGGGCTCGCGCTTATCGCCGTCGGCCTCTACATAGCCTACAAAAAGAACTACGCCAAAGGCTCCCCCTTCTCGCTCAAAAACGTCGGCAAAACCTTCGCCGACGCCATCTGGGGCCTGCTCACGCCGATCATCATCCTCGGCGGCATCTTCTCCGGCTACTTCACCCCCTCCGAAGCCGCCGTCATCGCCGTCGACTGGGCGCTCATCGTCGCCGTCTTCGTCTACCGCGACATGGGCTGGAAGGACATCTTCCGCATCTTCGCCCGCTCGGCGATCACCATGTCCGTAATCATGTTCATCATCGCCGTATCCTCGGCCCTGAGCTGGATCTTCGCCAACTGGCAGATCCCCAAGCTCATCGCCGAAAGCATCCTCGCCCTGTCGGACAACAAACTCGTCCTTTTGCTCCTCGTCAACTGCGTCATCTTCGTCACCGGCTTCTTCATGGAGACCGCCTCGGCGCTCATCCTCCTCACGCCGGTCTTCCTGCCCCTCATAACACAGCTCGGCGTCGACCTCATCCACTTCGGCCTCATGATCGTCCTCGGTCTGGCGATCGGCATGGTCACCCCGCCGGTGGCCATCAACCTCTACGTCGCCAGCACCGTTTCCGGCGTCTCGATCGAAAAGATCAGCCGCTCGGTCATCCCCTTCCTCACCGCCCTGCTGCTCGTCTACGCGGCCGTCGTCTACCTGCCGCTGTTCTTCAAAATCATCCTCTAG